AATGTTCATTATGCGTTCTCCTTATCTCATCCACCCCTTGAAGCATTAATTTATATGCTTCTCTCGCCGTCTTTTCATTTTTAAACCTGGTCTGATGCCTAATTACAAATTGTAAACATAGGAGTTTTCCCCATCGTTTAGAAAGAGAAGCAAACAATACACCCTTATCAATAAAGTATTTATTGGTATATCCTTTAAACCAGGTTGATTTTTCTTGACTCACATGGCCAATTAATGTTGGATTTGTATATACTCTCAAACCCTTTCTTATACACTCTGCGATAAACAGACTGTCTTCTCCCGAGCTATACATGGCACCACCACCAAACAGCAATGAATAGTAAATATTTGCTTGTCTCAATTTTTGTGTTCTTACAGCGATTCTAACAGCTCCATATTTCAAACATTCAAACCATCTTACACGACTATGTTTTTTTATTTCAAACATTGGTCTCTCTGGGTTTGTGCTTATCACATTGAATATTATGATATCAGCTCTAGGATTATCTTCAAAAGCCTTAATTATAATCTTATTGTAATCATTAACGTACCTCACATCTTCATCCGCGAATAAACAAATGTCCGCGGAAGCACGCATAAGAGCATTGTTTCGACTAAGGCCAACCCCACGCTCAGCATATGAAATATATTTAACCTCAAATTCACGGTAAATAAACTCATCAACTTCGTTGCGATCACACTGATTAATAATGATTGAATTGGATGATATATTCATTTTTTCGAGTAGACTATGATCTACTTGATGCATGGCCGAAGCAAGTACTTGTAAATCCATAGCTAACACCCCAACATTAATAAAATTAACTCATTAAATTTTCGATATGAAATCACTAAATTTCTCATTATAATCCCTTTTTAGAGCATTTGGATAAAACGAAACCTCTATATCATCTGAGAAGTACGACTTACATTCTTTTCGTATTTCCACTTCTGTTTCTCTGCTGATATCTCTATCTAGGTAGAACTCAAGTTTTCCCTTTTCTTTTTGAATAGCTTGATAATTAACAATAGTGTTATACTGCACTGCTAGATTCTTAAAAATATAATACAAAGTAAGACTTGGGTATTTACCCTTCTTTCCAAAAATAGTCTTACCTACCCTACCTTTAACTTCGCTGATAATCTTGTGTTTCAACCCACAAGGACATACAGTTGCATTATCCAATATAATACTATCCCCTAATTTATATCTAATTATTGGAAATGAATCAGAGATCAAATTTGTAATAATCGCTTCGCCATCTTCCTCTTCGACAATTACATTTTCCATCACTATGTGCATATGACCTTCTTTGCATTCATATGCAATTATGCCAGTTTCAGCCGAACCATACTCACTAATGATTTTTTTTCCAAATGCGTTTATTGCTTCTTCTTGATATCCATCGAATATTTTTTCAGAGGTGCCCTTTATCATTCTCAAGTTAAATGGCCCTAATTCGTTCTTGTTAATAAGTTTGGCCACTTCATAAATCATGGAAGAATAACCCTCTAAATAAGTAGCATGTTTGAGCCTTTTCGCAAAATGTTTAATTCCAGCATCTTCATAAGAAAAAATACGAAATCTGTTAAGTAATACATCGTATATTTTTGTTATAACTTTTTTCTTAAAACTAAATGCATAACCCCAGAAGTACCCATTTAAGTCCCATGGCATAACATCGAACCAAGAATATCCTCGGAGTTGTGCGGCACGATGTCCAGCATCCCATTCACTATTTCTATAAAATACTAATGGTTCACCTGTACTACCTGATGTTTCCGAAAAAAAGACCTTTCTATAACCATCTCTATTTTGTATTGCAAGAGTATTTCCCAGAAGATCTGACTTTGATATACTAGGTATCTTCTTAATATCATCCAAAGACTTTATATCATCAAGTGTTAAACCTGCATTATCAAATGAATTACGATAAAATATAGATTTATTATAAGCAATTCCTATTATTCTCTTTAGTTGTTTAAACTGATAAGCTTCAAGTTCTTCTAAACTCCAATTCTCAGATTCCTTTAAAAGCATATATTTACCAGGGATTTCCGGACTTCTTAGCCTTATGCCGATTTTATAAATAAATTTATGAATCATATCAGACCTTTCCTATTGCTCTTTATCAGAACAATAATTTTAAGATAAACTATCGTACTACTTATTTACCTATACCCATGTATATAACACCATAACTTTCAGCATCGCTTAACGAGTAGCAATTTCTTCCGTCCAATAAAATAGGCCTTTTCATTAACTTACGAAATTTACTTATATCATAGTTTTTTATCTCATCCCATTCAGTAAAGATAAAACAGATATCAGTATCTTTTATTGTGTCATCTATATTATTGAAGTAACTAATTCGATCTAATCCTTCTACGTCACCATATTTCATTGTTTTCTTGAAATTTTCAATCCCCACCGGATCAAATGCCTTAATATTAGCACCGTCATCTAGAATGATTGGAATATTAATTATCGATGCTGCCTCTCTCAAATCATCAGTACCAGGCTTAAAAGTAAGTCCTAATATCGCAACTGTTAATCCTTCGAAATTATCGTAATATTTTCTAGATTTTTTTATTAATCTTAATTTTTGTTGTTCATTTACTTCAATTGCTGCCTTCACTGTCTTTAATTCATAATCATTCATATTAGCAAGCCAATGGAGTGCTTTTGTATCTTTTGGGAAACAACTCCCACCATAACCAATACCAGCATTCAAGAATTTATCACCAATCCTACTATCATAACCCATACCTTTAGCAACATCTTCGACCTTAGCTCCTACTATTTCACATAGATTTGCTATTTCATTTATGTATGATATTTTCAACGCTAGAAAATCATTTGATGCATACTTAACCATTTCAGCACTTCTGCTATCAGTCACAAGTATAGGCGCATCATATTCTTTATACACTTCACGCATAACCTTTTCAGCATCTTCATTATCTACGCCAATTACAATACGACTAGCATGAAGAGTATCTCTAACTGCAGTGCCTTGTGCTAAAAACTCAGGATTTGAGACAATATTAATTTTAATAGAAGTTTTTTTATTATCATTGAGTATTTTCAGAACCTTATCATTAGTTCCAATGGGAACTGTAGATTTCAATACTACGACACAACTATGATCAACTGATTCGGCAATTTGTTTGGCTACAGCATAAACATAAGAAAGATTAGCTGATCCATCTTTTTTTTCGGGTGTACCTACACCTATAAATATAACCTCAGCGTCTTTATACGCTGACATATAGTCAGTTGTATATCTTAACCGTTTGCTATTTTTTTTCATTAGTTCCTCTAAATCTTGTTCATAAATTGGAGAAATACCGTCTCTAAGTTTATTTATTTTATTTTCATCTATATCTACACAAGTAACTTTATGACCATATTCTGCCAAACACACCGCAGTGACTAAACCCACATATCCTGTTCCTACTACTACTATTTCCATTAATTTATCCCTCACAATATCATCTCAATTTAAATACCGTAGCAATTACCCAATAACTGATAAGGTAAAGAGATTTGATAAAAGATAGGTTCTCTATCTCTCGATATACCTTCCAATGATATCCTACTAAGCTATTTTTATTCTCAGAAAGCGCACCTGATCTAATTCTGTGGCTTCCTAATGCCTCTTCTAAACCATATATATATTCTGCCTTTTTGATAACTTGCAACCACATTACGTAGTCGTTCCTTTTTTTAATATCTGGTATTTTAAATTTCCCTAATATATCTGCGTTATATATTACCGTTGAGTTGCCTGGATTTCTCTTTAAAATCCCATCATAATTACTTTTAGCCTTCGCTTGGATAGTTCTGTTAAGGTATTTTCCTAACTCATCTATTTTGTCATAGCTCGTACAAGTAAAGTTATAGCTATTTTGCTTCATAAATTCGATTTGCTTAGATAATTTTTCAGGCACCCATACATCGTCACTATCCAAAAATGCGATAAATTTACCTTTTGCTAAATCAATGCCCATATTTCGTGCTACTGCAGCCCCAGAATTAGTATCTAGTTTATAGTATCTGATTCGATCTTCTATAGTTATGAAACTCCCAACAATTTCGGCTGTATTATCTCTCGAACAATCATCAATAACAATAGCTTCCCAGTTATAGTAAGTTTGCTTAATAATTGAGTTTAATGTTATACCTATGAAATCGCCGCAATTATATGCAGGTATAACGATTGAAACAAGGTCTTCTTTAATTCCTGTTTTCTTTATATATTCATTCATTATTCTACACCTGCTGTTGATTTTATCGACTCCGAGAAATTTATAACACAATATTCTTTTTTATAAACAGACATTTTTTTTTCATATGTCAAATCCCCAAATACTTTATTAACTATTATATTTTTTTTTCTTAGTAACCTTATTATAGGATTCACTAAATTTATGAAAACAACTTTTTCGCCATAGGCCTCTGCTGTCAACTTAACCATATCACTAGTACTCACATATTCATTGTTCTGCGGAAAATACAACCCAGAACCCCCATCATCAATTAAATGTCTTACGAATTCGCATAAATTCTCCACATATATCATGCTTCGCTGGTTCTTTATATTAGGAAAATAATTAATTTTTTTAATTGAACCTACTAATTTAGGATAGTTACCTTTGCAACCTTTTCCGTATACCATAGGTGGTCTAAGCACTGCTACTCTAAAATTTTCATTTGCCATTGGTGTAATCAATTTCTCCGCTTGTAGCTTCGACTTTCCGTAACTGCTTATTGGATTTACATGAGTACCTTGATCTATCATTCCACTCACTTTTCCATATACACTCATAGAACTCAAAAAAATAAATTGTTTAACCCCATCAAGCTTTGTCTTCTGAGCAACTTCATGTGCTAAGTCACGATTCACTTCATAATAAAGGTTAGTGTTTTCTTTTGATTCTTTCACATGGGCAATTCCCGCAACATGGAATACTACATCATATCCCTTGAAGTCTTTTTCTTTCCATAAACTATCTCTCACAGATAATGTATCAATAGAATATTTATCAGGCCACTGCTGTATCCATCTTATAAAACTAGTACCTATATAACTTTCTT
This genomic stretch from Paenibacillus sp. FSL H7-0737 harbors:
- a CDS encoding glycosyltransferase family A protein, with the protein product MDLQVLASAMHQVDHSLLEKMNISSNSIIINQCDRNEVDEFIYREFEVKYISYAERGVGLSRNNALMRASADICLFADEDVRYVNDYNKIIIKAFEDNPRADIIIFNVISTNPERPMFEIKKHSRVRWFECLKYGAVRIAVRTQKLRQANIYYSLLFGGGAMYSSGEDSLFIAECIRKGLRVYTNPTLIGHVSQEKSTWFKGYTNKYFIDKGVLFASLSKRWGKLLCLQFVIRHQTRFKNEKTAREAYKLMLQGVDEIRRTHNEH
- a CDS encoding UDP-glucose dehydrogenase family protein — encoded protein: MEIVVVGTGYVGLVTAVCLAEYGHKVTCVDIDENKINKLRDGISPIYEQDLEELMKKNSKRLRYTTDYMSAYKDAEVIFIGVGTPEKKDGSANLSYVYAVAKQIAESVDHSCVVVLKSTVPIGTNDKVLKILNDNKKTSIKINIVSNPEFLAQGTAVRDTLHASRIVIGVDNEDAEKVMREVYKEYDAPILVTDSRSAEMVKYASNDFLALKISYINEIANLCEIVGAKVEDVAKGMGYDSRIGDKFLNAGIGYGGSCFPKDTKALHWLANMNDYELKTVKAAIEVNEQQKLRLIKKSRKYYDNFEGLTVAILGLTFKPGTDDLREAASIINIPIILDDGANIKAFDPVGIENFKKTMKYGDVEGLDRISYFNNIDDTIKDTDICFIFTEWDEIKNYDISKFRKLMKRPILLDGRNCYSLSDAESYGVIYMGIGK
- a CDS encoding NAD-dependent epimerase/dehydratase family protein, yielding MSKRKILITGKESYIGTSFIRWIQQWPDKYSIDTLSVRDSLWKEKDFKGYDVVFHVAGIAHVKESKENTNLYYEVNRDLAHEVAQKTKLDGVKQFIFLSSMSVYGKVSGMIDQGTHVNPISSYGKSKLQAEKLITPMANENFRVAVLRPPMVYGKGCKGNYPKLVGSIKKINYFPNIKNQRSMIYVENLCEFVRHLIDDGGSGLYFPQNNEYVSTSDMVKLTAEAYGEKVVFINLVNPIIRLLRKKNIIVNKVFGDLTYEKKMSVYKKEYCVINFSESIKSTAGVE
- a CDS encoding glycosyltransferase family 2 protein encodes the protein MNEYIKKTGIKEDLVSIVIPAYNCGDFIGITLNSIIKQTYYNWEAIVIDDCSRDNTAEIVGSFITIEDRIRYYKLDTNSGAAVARNMGIDLAKGKFIAFLDSDDVWVPEKLSKQIEFMKQNSYNFTCTSYDKIDELGKYLNRTIQAKAKSNYDGILKRNPGNSTVIYNADILGKFKIPDIKKRNDYVMWLQVIKKAEYIYGLEEALGSHRIRSGALSENKNSLVGYHWKVYREIENLSFIKSLYLISYWVIATVFKLR
- a CDS encoding phenylacetate--CoA ligase family protein, yielding MIHKFIYKIGIRLRSPEIPGKYMLLKESENWSLEELEAYQFKQLKRIIGIAYNKSIFYRNSFDNAGLTLDDIKSLDDIKKIPSISKSDLLGNTLAIQNRDGYRKVFFSETSGSTGEPLVFYRNSEWDAGHRAAQLRGYSWFDVMPWDLNGYFWGYAFSFKKKVITKIYDVLLNRFRIFSYEDAGIKHFAKRLKHATYLEGYSSMIYEVAKLINKNELGPFNLRMIKGTSEKIFDGYQEEAINAFGKKIISEYGSAETGIIAYECKEGHMHIVMENVIVEEEDGEAIITNLISDSFPIIRYKLGDSIILDNATVCPCGLKHKIISEVKGRVGKTIFGKKGKYPSLTLYYIFKNLAVQYNTIVNYQAIQKEKGKLEFYLDRDISRETEVEIRKECKSYFSDDIEVSFYPNALKRDYNEKFSDFISKI